In a single window of the Mesorhizobium shangrilense genome:
- a CDS encoding TRAP transporter small permease subunit has translation MESYIRFADGLSAWFGKVFAWSIVAMTLGVGYEVVARYLFNAPTPWAFDLSYMLYGALFMMAGAYTLSRDGHVRGDFIYRLWQPRTQAGVELVLFFLFFFPGILALIFAGWRYAGRSWRYLEVSTMSPANIPIFQFKSIIVAAGVLLFLQGIAQVFRCIICLRSGAWPAAAQDVEELEKVLLETKSLEVLQHGSEAVDVPSGLTRNDDEGSRR, from the coding sequence GTGGAAAGCTACATCCGGTTCGCCGACGGCCTGTCGGCATGGTTCGGAAAGGTCTTCGCTTGGTCGATCGTGGCGATGACGCTGGGGGTCGGCTACGAGGTCGTGGCCCGCTACCTGTTCAACGCGCCGACGCCCTGGGCGTTCGACCTGTCCTACATGCTCTACGGCGCCCTCTTCATGATGGCCGGCGCCTATACCCTTTCGCGTGACGGCCACGTGCGTGGCGACTTCATCTACCGCCTGTGGCAGCCGCGAACGCAGGCCGGCGTCGAACTGGTGCTGTTCTTCCTGTTCTTCTTCCCCGGCATCCTGGCGCTGATCTTCGCGGGATGGCGTTATGCAGGCCGCTCCTGGCGCTATCTCGAGGTCAGCACCATGAGCCCCGCCAACATCCCGATCTTCCAGTTTAAGTCGATCATCGTCGCGGCCGGCGTGCTGCTGTTCCTGCAAGGCATCGCGCAGGTGTTTCGCTGCATCATCTGCCTGCGCAGCGGCGCCTGGCCTGCTGCCGCGCAGGATGTCGAGGAACTGGAAAAGGTCCTCCTCGAAACCAAGAGCCTCGAAGTCCTCCAGCATGGCTCGGAGGCGGTCGACGTGCCGTCCGGCCTGACCCGCAACGACGACGAGGGGAGCCGTCGATGA
- a CDS encoding TRAP transporter substrate-binding protein — translation MTESISRRKFFNNAAIAGAAAAAGTLAAPAVLAQAPKTLKMQSSWPESDVFQDMAREYVKRVEEMSGGRLKIDLLPAGAVVGAFQVQDACHDGTIDAAHTVPVYWYGKHKAASLFGTGPVFGGDANQMIAWLYHGGGYEFYRELTQDVLGLNIVGFLSFGMPAQPLGWFKSEITDAGQLTGLKYRTVGLAADLFQAMGASVAQLPGGEIVPAMERGVIDGFEFNNPTSDKRFGAQDVAKNYMLASYHQASESFEYIFNRDTFEDLDPDLQAILKYGVEAAHLSNYALAMNQYSADLQSLATESGVNVKRTPDTVLKAQLEAWDKILPPLMEEPFFKKVVDSQKVWCERVVYYSLLNAPDYKLAYQHYYPGKI, via the coding sequence ATGACGGAGAGCATTTCACGCCGTAAATTCTTCAACAATGCAGCAATTGCGGGCGCCGCTGCTGCCGCCGGAACGCTGGCCGCGCCGGCAGTTCTGGCGCAGGCCCCCAAGACCTTGAAGATGCAGTCGTCTTGGCCGGAATCCGACGTCTTCCAGGACATGGCCAGGGAATATGTGAAGCGCGTCGAAGAAATGTCGGGCGGCCGCCTGAAGATCGACCTGCTGCCGGCGGGCGCCGTGGTGGGAGCCTTTCAGGTGCAGGACGCCTGCCATGACGGCACCATCGACGCCGCGCACACGGTGCCGGTCTACTGGTACGGCAAGCACAAGGCCGCCTCGCTGTTCGGCACGGGCCCTGTGTTCGGCGGCGACGCCAACCAGATGATCGCCTGGCTCTATCATGGCGGCGGTTACGAGTTCTATCGCGAGCTGACCCAGGATGTCCTCGGCCTCAACATCGTCGGCTTCCTCTCGTTCGGAATGCCGGCGCAACCGCTCGGCTGGTTCAAGTCCGAGATCACCGACGCCGGACAGCTGACCGGGCTGAAGTACCGCACGGTCGGGCTTGCGGCCGACCTGTTCCAGGCCATGGGCGCATCGGTCGCGCAGCTGCCGGGCGGCGAGATCGTGCCGGCGATGGAACGCGGCGTCATCGACGGGTTCGAGTTCAACAACCCGACCTCGGACAAGCGGTTCGGCGCGCAGGACGTGGCGAAGAACTACATGCTCGCCTCCTACCACCAGGCATCCGAATCCTTCGAGTACATCTTCAACCGGGATACGTTCGAGGATCTGGACCCCGATCTCCAGGCCATCCTGAAGTATGGCGTCGAGGCGGCGCATCTCTCCAACTACGCCCTCGCCATGAACCAGTACTCCGCCGACCTGCAGTCGCTGGCGACGGAGTCCGGGGTCAACGTCAAGCGCACGCCGGACACCGTGCTGAAGGCGCAGCTCGAGGCCTGGGACAAGATCCTGCCGCCCTTGATGGAGGAACCCTTCTTCAAGAAGGTCGTGGACAGCCAGAAAGTCTGGTGCGAGCGGGTGGTCTACTACTCGCTGCTCAACGCGCCGGACTACAAGCTGGCCTACCAGCACTACTATCCGGGCAAGATCTGA
- a CDS encoding LysE family translocator, which produces MNFIPETSLILQFAVAVFIIAITPGPDMTLFVGRALSEGRAAGFACMFGALTGIVVHTTLVAVGLSALIVASPEAFLALKIGGAGYLVWLAYQAIRHGSAFSPEKRAGSGRSLFQNWLTGLGINLLNPKIILFFMTFLPQFVSPTDPNAPGKLFFFGLMFIVLAIPVTAPMVIAADRFAGLLRKSPRVTRIVDYLFAGVFSAFALKILTAQAK; this is translated from the coding sequence ATGAATTTCATCCCGGAGACTTCCCTCATCCTGCAGTTCGCGGTGGCGGTGTTCATCATCGCGATCACGCCCGGGCCCGACATGACGCTATTCGTGGGGCGCGCTCTTTCGGAAGGCAGGGCGGCCGGTTTCGCCTGCATGTTCGGCGCGCTGACCGGCATCGTCGTTCACACCACGCTGGTGGCGGTCGGTTTGTCTGCGCTGATCGTCGCGTCGCCGGAGGCGTTTCTTGCCTTGAAGATCGGAGGAGCGGGCTACCTGGTCTGGCTCGCCTACCAGGCCATTCGCCATGGATCGGCATTTTCGCCGGAGAAGCGGGCCGGGTCGGGGCGCTCCCTTTTCCAGAACTGGCTGACCGGGCTTGGCATCAACCTGCTCAATCCCAAGATCATCCTGTTCTTCATGACCTTCCTGCCGCAATTCGTGTCGCCCACCGACCCGAACGCGCCCGGAAAGCTCTTCTTCTTCGGGCTGATGTTTATCGTGCTGGCGATTCCGGTCACTGCGCCGATGGTGATCGCGGCCGACAGGTTCGCTGGCCTGCTCCGCAAGAGCCCGCGGGTGACGCGCATTGTCGATTATCTGTTCGCCGGCGTGTTTTCTGCCTTCGCGCTGAAGATCCTCACCGCGCAGGCGAAATAG